In Hymenobacter volaticus, the genomic window GGGCTTGCCCGCCAGTTCTTCCTTGAACTTGGCCTGTAGAATGTCGGCGTGCTTACGCTCCATTACGAACACTACATCGGCCCATCCCACATGCCCGGCCGTTACGCGCACTCTAGCGCCGGGCTCGGTGCCGGCGGAGCGAGCCGCGTAGTGCGAGTGACCGTCGAAGAGTCGCTCGGCGGTGAGGCTGCGCCAGCGGTTTTGGCTGCAAATAAAGAGTAGTTGGGTAGCGTCGGCAGGTACGGTTGGCAAGGGCGTTGTGCTTTTGTAAAGCCCAAAGCTAGTAGGCATTCTCGCGTTTACACGCCTCTTCAATGCCCATAATCTTTTGTACTACTTCCAGGCTTATCCGGGGCAAAACTGCTTTACTTGCCGCCTGTCTCCTACCCAGTGCTGCACTGCTTTCAGCACCATCTACGCCACGCTCTTTCCCAACATGAAAACCTGCCTTCAAACTGCCCTGCTTTCCCTGTTTGTACTACTTCACTGGCCTTGCTACAGCCAACAGAAACTAGGCGTATTCGAGGGCAGCCAAGACGTGGGGACAGGCGGAAAAACTGGCTCCACCTCTTACAAAGCTGCAACGCAACAGTACATAATAGCGGGTTCGGGTGCCAATATTTGGGCCGATAAAGACGTGTTTCAGTACGCCTACAAGAAAATGAAAGGCGACTTTCTGCTCTACGCGCGGGCCGAGTTTGCGCAGGCTCAGGGCGTCGATCCGCACCGCAAGCTCGGCTGGATGATCCGCCAGAGCTTACAAGCCAACGCGCCCCACGTCAGCGCCCTCGAGCACGGCGACGGGTTAACTTCCTTGCAATACCGCCGCACTGCCGGGGCCCCTACCGAGGAAACGCGTGCCACCAGCACCCACGCCGACATCATTCAGCTGGAAAGAAAAGGCAAGACTTATACCATGCGCGTGGCTACGTTCGGACAGCCTTTCGAGACGCAACAAGTAACTGAAATCGACTTGGGCGACGATGTGTACGTGGGGCTGGCGGTCTGCGCCCACAACGCTGCCGTTACCGAAACGGGCGTATTTCGGGACGTGCGGATTGTGGTGCCGGCACACGACGGGCTGGTACAATACCGCGAGTACCTGGGCAGTAGCATCGAACTACTGGACGTTGCCACTGGCAACCGCGAAGTCCGCTATACTTCCCCTAAGTCGTTGCAAGCTCCCAACTGGACGCGAGACGGCAAAAGCCTGATTTACAACAGTGACGGACTGATGTACAACTTTAACCTTGCCACGGGTCAGCCTACCGTTATTGCCACCGGCGACGTGAAAAACAACAACAACGACCATGTGCTTTCCTTCGATGGCACCATGCTCGGCTTGAGCAGCGGCGTCGAGAAGCTAGGTGGCTCTATTGTGTATACGGTGCCCACCCGCGGCGGCACGCCCACGCAAATAACGCCCCTAGGCCCCTCCTATTTGCACAGTTGGTCGCCGGATGGGAAAAGCCTTTTGTTTACTGGGCAGCGCAACAAGGAGTTTGACATCTATAGGGTTCCGGCCACCGGTGGCATGGAAGTGCGCCTAACCAGCGCCACCGCCCTTGATGATGGCGCCGAGTATTCGCCCGATGGTAAGTACATCTACTTCAACTCCAACCGCACGGGTACCATGCAAATCTGGCGGATGCGCGCTGACGGCAGCGAGCAGCAAGCCATTACCACCGGCGACTTTCAAGACTGGTTTCCGCACGTATCGCCCGACGGAAAATGGATAGCCTTTGTCTCGTTTCTGAAAGAAGAAGTGAAGTCCGGCGACCATCCGTTTTATAAACACGTGTATTTGCGCCTGCTGCCCGTTGGCGGCGGTCAGCCCAAGGTTATTGCCTACGTGTACGGCGGCCAAGGCACAATGAACACCCCTTCCTGGTCGCCAGACAGCAAGCGCATCGCCTTCATTAGCAACAGCACTACTGTCGCTGAATAAGCGCTTCTACCTGTTTCATCGAATGGCTCAGGCAGAACTGTAGCAGCGCTATTGAGAATCATAAGAACGGTCATGCTACTGCTTGTCTTATTATCCTAAGGTCTTAGCAACTCGCTCCAATAGGGCTTTGGTTTTCTTGATACCGTCTTCTTCGCCTAGCGTCTCGCCTTCGTACTCGATGCCCACATAGCCTTTGAAGCCAGACTCCTTGATGATGCGGAACATCTTGTTGTAGTCGGTTTCGATGCAGTTGCCGGCTGCATCGAAGTCAAAGGTTTTGGCGCTAACGCCTTTGGAAACCGGCATCCACTCCTGCACAGCTTTATATTTGTCGTATTCTTCGATGCACTTGCCTTGGTACAACTCGCCGGTATCGCGCCGGACGCAGAAGTTGCCGAAATCCGGCAAGATGCCGACGTTGCTGCGGTTGACTTTCTTGATGGTGGCCAGCAGCCACTCGCCGTTGGAGCTGTAGCTGCCGTGGTTTTCCACTATCACGTTCAAGCCGGCTTTTTGCGCGTACTCGCCTAGCTTGTTGAGGCCAGCGGCAGCGGCTTGTTGCACATCAGCGGCCGAGCCTTTGCCAAAGGCATTCACCCGCACCGTTTGGCAACCAAGGTAGTGGGCGGCGTCCACCCACTTGTAGTGATTTTCAACGGCTTTGGTTCTTTCCGGCTCGCTGAGCGAACCTAGCTCGCCTTCCCCGTCAATCATGATCAAGTGATTTTTCACGCCGTTGTCGCGGCAGCGGAGCAGCAATTCACTTAGGTACTTCTTGTCTTCGGCCTTGTCTTTGAAAAACTGATTAACATACTCGACCGCGCTGATACCGTACTGCTTTTTGGCAATTACCGGAAAATCGAGGTTGCTGATCTTGTTGGCAAACAACGATTTATGAAGCGACCATTCGGCCAGCGAGATTTCGAAAAATGGTTTTGCCGCAGCACTCTCGGCAAATAGATACGGGGAGGCACTAGCCGCAGCACCAAAGGCCACCGCATTTCTGATAAAACCACGTCGAGAAGTAAGCATGTGAGGAAGATATGGGTGGGAATGAATCAGTAGCGAGACGCACCGCTGCGAGTAAGCACACGGCAATTCGGTTTTCGGTTGACACTGCTCTCAAGGCCGTTGAGGTTTGGGGTTTCCTTGATCTGAGTTGAGGCTACAGAGAAACTAGCGCGAAGAACAGCGGGCAATCTAGAGAAAAGGACGAGACCTTGTTCTACCCTCTTTCTTGGTCGTCGAACTCCTCTGTGTGCAGCGTTGCATGCCAACTCTTGTATATTCAGCGCATGAACTACAGATCAGCAATAAATTTACTGATTTTAGTACCAATCCTTCCGCATGCTGGTCAAGCCTCTGTACAAGTAGCGGCCGACCCACCGACAGCACCACACCGACCTTGTTGCGGGGGCGGGAGCGTGCCCTAACCTGTATATTCTGCTACCGCTTGAACTGGTATCGGGCCCGGTGCAACCAGGAAGCTAAAACGTATTTCCACAAGCTCTAAACGCGTGTGTAGCCCTACTTACCTGAACTATAGATGCAAGTAGTCTGAGTCTTTTATTTGCTCGCAGGTCCTCATCGTTCATTGTCTTTTCAGCCTATGCCTTTACTTATTGTCGTGGCGGCGCTTGTTCTGCTGCTAATTCTAACCATCGTTTTCAAGCTCAACGCCTTTGTGTCGTTGATTGTGGTAGCAGTTGTACTCGGGCTGGCAGAAGGCATGGCGGCCAAGGACGTACTGGTTTCCGTCCAGAACGGGCTCGGTAGCATCCTCGGTTCGGTGGTGATGATTATTGGCTTTGGGGCTATGCTGGGCGCGCTGCTCATTGATAGCGGGGCCCTGCAACGAATTACGTATCAACTAATTAAAACCTTCGGCATCAAGCACATCCAGTGGGCGGTGCTGCTCACCGGGTTTGTGGTGGGGTTGCCGATGTACTACATGGCGGGATTCGTGTTGCTGCTGCCGCTGGTGTTTTCTATAGCCGCTTCCACCCGCTTGCCGTTGCTGTATGTCGGTCTGCCCCTGGTGGCGGCCCTGTCCGTTACGCACGGCTACTTGCCGCCGCACCCCGGCCCGACGGCTATTGCGGCGCTGTTCAAGGCCGATTTTTCGCTCACGCTGCTCTACGGATTGGCTATTGCCGTGCCCGCCGTCATCATTGCCGGGCCCATCTTTTCCCGCACCCTGAAGCGCTATAACCCCACCGCGCCCACCACCATTGCCATGCCCAAGCATTTCACCGAAGAAGAAATGCCCGGCTTCGGGGTTAGCTTATTTACGGTGCTCACGCCCATCATGCTCATGACGCTGGGAGCCGTAGCCACCCTGACGTTGCCAGCCGATTCCAAGGTTCGGCAAGTGGTAGAATTCATCAGCGACCCGAACCTGGCTCTGCTGATATCGGTGCTGGTGGCCTTGGTGCTGCTTGGCCTGAACCGTGGCAAAAGCATGAAAGAGCTTATGGACTTATTTTCGTCGTCTATTGCCGGTATTGCTACGATTCTGCTGATTGTTGGCGGAGGCGGGGCCTTGAAGCAGGTTCTGGTGGACAGCGGCGTGAGCGTTTATATCACCAACTTGTTCAGCGACATGCACCTGTCGCCCTTGTTTATGGCGTGGGCCATTGCCGCTATCTTGCGCATCTGCCTAGGATCTTCCACGGTGGCCTCCTTAACGGCTGGCGGCATGATGCTGCCCCTACTGGCTACTACCGGCGTGAAGCCCGAATTGATGGTGTTGGCTGTAGGAGCCGGCAGTTTAACCTGTTCCCACGTCAACGATTCCGGGTTCTGGATCTTTAAAGAGTATTTCAACCTCACCATCGTTCAAACCCTGGCCACCTGGACAGTGATGGAAACGCTGGTGTCAATCATCGGGTTGATCGGAGTTTTCGTGCTGAATGCAGTTTTATAGTCTGCTGGTTGTAGAGGCACATTCTGTTAGAACACGTGCAGCTGATTTACAGGCCATTATCGCCCGAACCAGCGATTATCTGGCGACCTAGCCATTTAAGCTACACTGGAGCTTGAAAATATGCGTACAACAGCCACGCAACTTCTGAAAGTCGACGAGTTATGGCCAGTAATGTATTTATCGTAATGGGCGTGTCGGGCAGCGGCAAAACCACCATCGGGCGCCTATTAGCCAAGCAACTAGGCCTCCCTTTCCATGATGCCGACGACTTCCACTCACCCGCCAACATAGCCAAGATGAGCAACGGCATCCCCCTCACCGACGCCGACCGGCAGGGCTGGCTTGCCGATTTAGCCGCCGGTATCGGAGAGTGGGAAAAGGCGGGGGGCGCCGTATTGGCGTGCTCGGCACTGAAAGAAACCTATCGGCAAACCCTACAAGCCGGCGCTCAATTACCGCTGCGGTGGGCATTTCTGGACGGCTCGCGGGAGCTATTACAAAGCCGCCTGCTCGGTCGCAAAAACCATTACATGAGCGCCTCCCTCCTCGATTCTCAGTTGGCAACGCTAGAAAAGCCAACCTATGCTCTTCAGCTTCCCTTGGCGGGCCAACAGCCGCAGGATATAGTAAACAAAATTATCGACGCCTACGCCCCAAGTAGCAACTAAGGATATTACCAAAAGGATTGTATGCTGAGCGCAGCCGAAGCATCTCGCTAGGGTGGTAAACCCTAATGCTTGTGCAACAATTCAAGCGAGATGCTTCGGCTGCGCTCAGCATGACCGTTACTATGGCAATGTCAGCACATGGGCTATTTGATTTCTGATTTGCAGAACTAGCCTGCCAAGCTGGCCTTTACTCCACCAACGATACGCGCACCTTCTTGCCTTTGACTTTCGCGCCGAGCAGGCGTTGCACCACATCGGGAGCCATTTGGCGGGGTACGGCCACGTAACTGTAGTAGTCGAACACCTCGATGTGGCCCACTTGCTCACGCGTGACACCGCCCACGTTGACGAAGGCACCTACTAAATCGTGGGCACTGACTTTGTCTTTTTTGCCAGCTGATACGTGCAGCGTGACGTTTTCGGGCTTGGGAGCTTTGGGAGCGGCGGGCGGTAGTTTAGGCGCTTTCATATCGCGCCACTGGATGCTGGCGGCTACCGGCCACTTTTGCACGTGGGCTTGCTCTTTGGGCGTGGCTAGCAGGTGCGCCGTGCCTTCGGCGCCGGCGCGGGCGGTACGGCCGGCCCGGTGCTGGAAGCTGTCGGCTTTGTCGGGGGCGTCGTACTGCACTACGGTGTCGAGCAGGGTCACGTCGAGGCCGCGGGCAGCTACGTCGGTGGCTACTAGAACCTGGCTGGAGCCGTTGCGGAGCTTGAGCAAGGCTTTGTCGCGCTCAGGTTGGGGCATCTTGCCGTGCAACACCTCTGCCGCTACTTCGCGGCCTTGCAGGAAACGAGCCAGTTCAACGCACTTCTCGCGGGTATTGCAGAAGATCAGGGCACGGCCGGTTTCGGGCTGGCGGAGCAGGTGCAGCAAGGCTGCGGGCTTCATCTCAATCGGGCCTACATGGCCAATCAGCTTCAGGTTTTCGGGCAGCCGGTCCTCGTCTTGGCCGAGGTTGATAACCCGCGGACGAGTCAAGTTCTTGCGGATCAACTCCAGCACCTTGTCCGACATAGTCGCCGAGAACAGCAGGGTCTGGCGGCGGCGGGGCAAGCGCTTTACTATTTCCACTAGTTCGTCCTGAAAGCCTAGTTCCAGGAGCTTATCTGCTTCGTCGAGCACCAACGTTTTCAGTTGGTTTGGGATGATGGAGCGCCGCTCGAAGTGGTCGAGCAGGCGGCCCGGCGTGGCTACCACTACGTGGGGAGCTTGCTTGAGGGACGCGGTTTCTTCGCGGAAGGCGTGCCCACCGTAGAAAGCGGCCACGCGCAGATTAGGCAAGAATTTGCCCATCCGCTTGAGGGCATCGCGCACCTGCAAGGCCAGCTCGCGTGCTGGCACCAGCACAATCATCTGCACCGCGTCATTTTTCAGGTCGACTTGTTGCAGCAGCCCCAAACCATACGCGGCGGTTTTACCGGAACCAGTGGGCGCCTGACCGGCTACGTCCTGCCCATCGAGGGTGAGGGGCAACACTTGCTCCTGCACGGGCGTAGGCGTGGTGAACTGGAGTTCTTCCAGAGCTTGCAGAAGGGCGGGCGCGAGGCCAAGTTCAACGAATGAGGGCATGAGGCAAGGGATTAGCCTGCAAAGGTACGCGGTAGCGCTTCACCGATTAGGTTACTGCGTAAAAGAGGCTGTGGCAAACAGTTTTCCTACGCGGATTTGGGGCGGCGGCTGCCCTGGTACAACTCGTATTTCAGCAGGCGGCAGTCAATCGGGCCGTTGAAGAGCGGGATGCGGCGCGAAGCCTTCAGGCCCACGCGCTTGGCGGCTTCCAGATTACCAGTGAAGATGTAGGCATCGTAGCCAGCAAAGCCGGATTTGAGCGTGTCGCCAATGGTTTTGTAGAGTGCATCCATCTCCGCTTCCTCGCCGATCCGCTCGCCATACGGTGGGTTCATCACCACGAGGCCTGGCTCGCCTTTGGGGGCGGTAGCATCCTTTACGTCGCGCACAGCGAGGCGAACAAAGTCTTCCAGGCCCGCCGCCGACACGTTTTCACGGGCTAAGTCGATGTACTCGGCGGAAATATCGGAGCCGACGATGAGGGCCTGTGGTTCTTCGATGCGGGCTTGTTCGGCGTCGAGGCGCACGGAATCCCACAGGGCTTGGTCGAAATCGGGCCAGTTCTGGAAGCTGAAATTCCCTTGGTGATACAGACCGGGCGCAATACGTTGGGCAATCAAGGCCGCCTCGGTGAGGATGGTGCCCGACCCGCACATGGGGTCGACGAGAGTTTTGCGGCCGTCCCAATCGGCGAGCAGCAGGATACCCGCGGCCAGGATTTCGTTGAGCGGGGCCACGTTGGTTTGCTGGCGGTAGCCGCGCCGGTGTAGGGAGTCGCCGCTGGAATCCAGGCTGAGTACCACCTCGTTCTCAATCATATGCAGGTGCAACCGAATATCGGGGTTTTTCACGTCGACGCTGGGCCGCTCGCCGGTGCGGTTGCGGAACTGATCGACAATGGCATCTTTGGTGAGCTGCGCCACAAACAGCGAGTGCTCTAGGTTGGACTTGTTGACGACGGCCGTAATGGCAAACGTCTGGTCGGGCTGGATGTAGTCCGCCCAATTAATGCGGCCAGTTTCGCGGTAAAGCGTTTTTTCGTCGGGGGCGTAGAAGCCAGCGAAAGGCCGCAGAATACGGATGGCGGTGCGGCACCAGAGGTTGGCTTCGTAGCAAAGCTGCATGTCGCCGCTGAACTCGACGGCTCGCTGGCCCACCTTGTCGATGGTGGCCCCGAGCTGATACAGTTCTTCGGCCAGCACTTCTTCCAAGCCAAATTGAGTGGTGGCCGTCATGTAGAACGGAGCGGAGCGGCGGGATTGAGCCATGCGAATGCGTAGTGAGGTGAAACGGCAAAGGTCGGTACTATTGGCCGGCAACCGATGCAAGACTATAGAAAAGTCCTGCTAGGTTGCAATCCTGTTCACTGCACCTTGTTATGGCCCGCAACTCGTTTCTCTTCGACCCCAATAAAAGCTCACTGTTCTACCTAATCCTCTTTGTGAGCTTGATGGCTCTTGGGCTAACGGCCTCCGAGGCGATGAGCGGGCACTACTCCATTATTGGCAGCGTAGCTTCATTTTTGGGGCTGTTTGTGGCTTTCCAGAGCTGGAAAGCCGCCGATGATGCCTCGCGCAACGCCGACAAGGCGCTCGAAGAAATGCATCAACTGGCGCAGGAAACCCGTCAATTAGTGGAACGAAGCACGGCAGTGGAAGAGCAAATCAAAATGGCCGTTACCACCATCAGCGACGCCACGCGGGAGCTGTACAAAGGCTTTCAGCCTATTATGCAGGAAGTTAAAAAGTTTCTGGCCGAAGCCGAAAATAGTGAGTACCTCGCCATCATGACCGATTCGGCCGCTATTGGCACGTTTTATGTCCGCCACCATCACCCGCCCCTCAACCAGCGGGAGTTGAGCGCCCTCACCAACCAGATTCATGACTTGCTGCTGGAGCGGGCCCGCGACGCCCGCGAGTTTTACTTGGCCACGCTGGCCGCCGACGAAACGCCCGAAGCCTTCCCTCCTACCCAAGACCACAACGGCCTGTTCCATCACTACGTGCAGGGCGTGTGGCAGCAGTTTCACCCCGATGCGCCCATCACGGCCGACACCTGGAACGAGCACCGCGCGCAACACCTAGCCACGCTGCACCAGCTACAAGAAACCTT contains:
- a CDS encoding gluconate:H+ symporter, which gives rise to MPLLIVVAALVLLLILTIVFKLNAFVSLIVVAVVLGLAEGMAAKDVLVSVQNGLGSILGSVVMIIGFGAMLGALLIDSGALQRITYQLIKTFGIKHIQWAVLLTGFVVGLPMYYMAGFVLLLPLVFSIAASTRLPLLYVGLPLVAALSVTHGYLPPHPGPTAIAALFKADFSLTLLYGLAIAVPAVIIAGPIFSRTLKRYNPTAPTTIAMPKHFTEEEMPGFGVSLFTVLTPIMLMTLGAVATLTLPADSKVRQVVEFISDPNLALLISVLVALVLLGLNRGKSMKELMDLFSSSIAGIATILLIVGGGGALKQVLVDSGVSVYITNLFSDMHLSPLFMAWAIAAILRICLGSSTVASLTAGGMMLPLLATTGVKPELMVLAVGAGSLTCSHVNDSGFWIFKEYFNLTIVQTLATWTVMETLVSIIGLIGVFVLNAVL
- a CDS encoding low molecular weight protein tyrosine phosphatase family protein; translated protein: MPTSFGLYKSTTPLPTVPADATQLLFICSQNRWRSLTAERLFDGHSHYAARSAGTEPGARVRVTAGHVGWADVVFVMERKHADILQAKFKEELAGKPIINLRIPDKFQFLDAVLQDLLRERLTEHLKEL
- a CDS encoding DEAD/DEAH box helicase, whose translation is MPSFVELGLAPALLQALEELQFTTPTPVQEQVLPLTLDGQDVAGQAPTGSGKTAAYGLGLLQQVDLKNDAVQMIVLVPARELALQVRDALKRMGKFLPNLRVAAFYGGHAFREETASLKQAPHVVVATPGRLLDHFERRSIIPNQLKTLVLDEADKLLELGFQDELVEIVKRLPRRRQTLLFSATMSDKVLELIRKNLTRPRVINLGQDEDRLPENLKLIGHVGPIEMKPAALLHLLRQPETGRALIFCNTREKCVELARFLQGREVAAEVLHGKMPQPERDKALLKLRNGSSQVLVATDVAARGLDVTLLDTVVQYDAPDKADSFQHRAGRTARAGAEGTAHLLATPKEQAHVQKWPVAASIQWRDMKAPKLPPAAPKAPKPENVTLHVSAGKKDKVSAHDLVGAFVNVGGVTREQVGHIEVFDYYSYVAVPRQMAPDVVQRLLGAKVKGKKVRVSLVE
- a CDS encoding YpbF family protein codes for the protein MARNSFLFDPNKSSLFYLILFVSLMALGLTASEAMSGHYSIIGSVASFLGLFVAFQSWKAADDASRNADKALEEMHQLAQETRQLVERSTAVEEQIKMAVTTISDATRELYKGFQPIMQEVKKFLAEAENSEYLAIMTDSAAIGTFYVRHHHPPLNQRELSALTNQIHDLLLERARDAREFYLATLAADETPEAFPPTQDHNGLFHHYVQGVWQQFHPDAPITADTWNEHRAQHLATLHQLQETFASLSDHHEQKAAGLPLHRTLPVLPLQLLIRFNAESHEPFRALVVFLGQYNLDRVADARAMQTTDPELVRTFISMFESLTSLDDTPAYQALRKQFPL
- a CDS encoding sugar phosphate isomerase/epimerase family protein, which produces MLTSRRGFIRNAVAFGAAASASPYLFAESAAAKPFFEISLAEWSLHKSLFANKISNLDFPVIAKKQYGISAVEYVNQFFKDKAEDKKYLSELLLRCRDNGVKNHLIMIDGEGELGSLSEPERTKAVENHYKWVDAAHYLGCQTVRVNAFGKGSAADVQQAAAAGLNKLGEYAQKAGLNVIVENHGSYSSNGEWLLATIKKVNRSNVGILPDFGNFCVRRDTGELYQGKCIEEYDKYKAVQEWMPVSKGVSAKTFDFDAAGNCIETDYNKMFRIIKESGFKGYVGIEYEGETLGEEDGIKKTKALLERVAKTLG
- a CDS encoding TolB family protein yields the protein MKTCLQTALLSLFVLLHWPCYSQQKLGVFEGSQDVGTGGKTGSTSYKAATQQYIIAGSGANIWADKDVFQYAYKKMKGDFLLYARAEFAQAQGVDPHRKLGWMIRQSLQANAPHVSALEHGDGLTSLQYRRTAGAPTEETRATSTHADIIQLERKGKTYTMRVATFGQPFETQQVTEIDLGDDVYVGLAVCAHNAAVTETGVFRDVRIVVPAHDGLVQYREYLGSSIELLDVATGNREVRYTSPKSLQAPNWTRDGKSLIYNSDGLMYNFNLATGQPTVIATGDVKNNNNDHVLSFDGTMLGLSSGVEKLGGSIVYTVPTRGGTPTQITPLGPSYLHSWSPDGKSLLFTGQRNKEFDIYRVPATGGMEVRLTSATALDDGAEYSPDGKYIYFNSNRTGTMQIWRMRADGSEQQAITTGDFQDWFPHVSPDGKWIAFVSFLKEEVKSGDHPFYKHVYLRLLPVGGGQPKVIAYVYGGQGTMNTPSWSPDSKRIAFISNSTTVAE
- a CDS encoding THUMP domain-containing class I SAM-dependent RNA methyltransferase codes for the protein MAQSRRSAPFYMTATTQFGLEEVLAEELYQLGATIDKVGQRAVEFSGDMQLCYEANLWCRTAIRILRPFAGFYAPDEKTLYRETGRINWADYIQPDQTFAITAVVNKSNLEHSLFVAQLTKDAIVDQFRNRTGERPSVDVKNPDIRLHLHMIENEVVLSLDSSGDSLHRRGYRQQTNVAPLNEILAAGILLLADWDGRKTLVDPMCGSGTILTEAALIAQRIAPGLYHQGNFSFQNWPDFDQALWDSVRLDAEQARIEEPQALIVGSDISAEYIDLARENVSAAGLEDFVRLAVRDVKDATAPKGEPGLVVMNPPYGERIGEEAEMDALYKTIGDTLKSGFAGYDAYIFTGNLEAAKRVGLKASRRIPLFNGPIDCRLLKYELYQGSRRPKSA
- a CDS encoding gluconokinase, whose amino-acid sequence is MASNVFIVMGVSGSGKTTIGRLLAKQLGLPFHDADDFHSPANIAKMSNGIPLTDADRQGWLADLAAGIGEWEKAGGAVLACSALKETYRQTLQAGAQLPLRWAFLDGSRELLQSRLLGRKNHYMSASLLDSQLATLEKPTYALQLPLAGQQPQDIVNKIIDAYAPSSN